One region of Gossypium raimondii isolate GPD5lz chromosome 6, ASM2569854v1, whole genome shotgun sequence genomic DNA includes:
- the LOC105773647 gene encoding uncharacterized protein LOC105773647, producing MACTHDHSCEDHDCSSNWSLYKHIDLAKVTALNEANPGSVKSVFKAWEERLNSSGERLESNEGDPELLVYIPFTSDVKIKSISVVGGADGTSPSKLRVFINREGIDFSDAQSMQPVQEWELVENLQGVLEYQTRYSKFQSVANITLHFPESFGGDTTQIHYIGFKGEATQLKRDVVATIVYEITPNPSDHKTRAETGGLSHVE from the exons ATGGCGTGTACGCACGACCACAGCTGCGAAGATCACGATTGTTCTTCTAATTGGTCTCTTTACAAGCACATCGACCTCGCCAAG GTTACCGCTTTAAATGAGGCTAATCCAGGAAGTGTTAAATCGGTGTTTAAGGCTTGGGAGGAGCGATTAAATTCTTCTggg GAACGCTTGGAAAGTAATGAGGGTGATCCTGAGTTACTTGTTTACATTCC GTTTACATCAGATGTTAAGATCAAGAGTATATCAGTTGTTGGTGGTGCTGATGGAACAAGTCCTTCCAAGCTGAGAGT ATTTATAAATCGAGAAGGTATTGATTTCTCTGATGCTCAAAGCATGCAACCTGTTCAG GAGTGGGAATTGGTTGAAAATCTGCAAGGAGTGTTAGAATACCAGACAAG GTACTCAAAGTTTCAAAGTGTGGCAAATATTACATTGCATTTTCCCGAGAGTTTTGGTGGTGATACAACCCAAATTCACTACATTGGTTTTAAAGGCGAAGCCACACAG TTAAAAAGAGATGTTGTTGCAACGATTGTTTATGAAATTACGCCCAATCCTTCTGATCACAA GACCCGGGCTGAAACTGGTGGACTTTCTCATGTGGAATAA